One window from the genome of Deinococcus psychrotolerans encodes:
- a CDS encoding anti-phage-associated DUF1156 domain-containing protein produces the protein MTTSTDRPTLLQDLRDAPALIEQYLPVAKLSAESYKERKAVSGQTLTGLGKWWGRKPLILVRATLLGLLLPQTDDAKADADIFLKLLTMDDAGLERRRSKPIKADKVLEVLLTLPPEQSRRYVMTGPDGQPMVRALDKADKDALQMLVFKHLPYAEKLTYADRPEHLSGPDKAAWKAINAHLGTQAQSLPELVEELGLRRFGHRPRVGDAFAGGGSIPFEAARIGADAYASDLNPVAGLLTWAALNLVGGGPEVAERVQKAQREVFEAVDKQVTAWGIEHNEQGWRADAYLYCVEVRDPESSYMVPLAPSWVIADKGVCAELVADPANKRYDIRIIENATAAQMKRAKDNGTVKDARLTPPNGGPSTPIRVLREQGSGLRQWENDDVVPRPDDVFQERLYCIRWVETYSEGGKIKTRRHYRASTEADQRREARVLELLRERFADWQEKGFIPSSRIESGYNTDQPMRERGWSHWQHLFTPRQLLVHGLFQYFGESEKVLSIGNQLLVYRLANWNSRLSQWLSSQGGGIGGGKATYYNNALNTFFNFSVRPMQALYSTQIVFNSDNILKAQVELKDARSNDTICDFWITDPPYADAVNYDEVSEFFLAWYEKHIPRLFPEWYGDSKRALAVKGNDAGFRQSMVEVYANLTRHMPDNGAQVVMFTHQDAAVWADLALILWAAGLRVTAAWTISTETDSALKAGNYVQGTVLLVLRKRISTEAVFEDELLHEIEQEVVRQLDTMKALDDSSEPNFGDADYQLAAYAAALRVLTANPIEGIDPEREISRPRVKGEVSLIQKLIEQAVAIAVNYLIPRGIERDLWLTLTPHERYYLKGLEVEAHAEYRSGVYMELARGIGASDYAELFGNSKANTVRLATPSELGRKGLEKGRGPMGGTLLRHTLFAVGKTSESGDPQEGKNWLRHELGSSYWADRARVMGLLTYLESMGRIEGAAHWQEDAHSASLLRGVLENDRV, from the coding sequence GTGACCACCTCAACTGACCGACCCACGTTGCTGCAAGACCTGCGCGACGCGCCCGCCCTGATTGAACAGTACCTGCCAGTCGCCAAGCTGAGCGCCGAGAGCTACAAGGAACGTAAAGCCGTGAGCGGCCAGACTCTGACCGGCCTGGGCAAGTGGTGGGGCCGCAAACCGCTGATTCTGGTGCGGGCCACCCTGCTGGGGTTGCTGCTGCCGCAAACCGATGACGCCAAAGCCGACGCTGACATCTTCCTCAAGCTGCTGACAATGGACGACGCTGGGCTGGAGCGCCGCCGCAGCAAGCCGATTAAGGCCGACAAAGTGCTAGAGGTGCTGCTGACGTTGCCGCCCGAACAAAGCCGCCGGTATGTAATGACGGGGCCGGACGGACAGCCGATGGTGCGGGCGCTGGATAAGGCCGATAAGGACGCCTTGCAAATGCTGGTGTTCAAGCACCTACCCTACGCTGAGAAGCTGACCTACGCCGACCGCCCCGAACACCTGAGCGGCCCCGACAAAGCGGCCTGGAAAGCCATTAACGCGCACCTGGGAACGCAGGCCCAAAGCTTGCCGGAATTGGTGGAAGAACTGGGCCTGCGGCGCTTCGGGCACCGGCCCCGCGTGGGCGACGCCTTTGCGGGCGGCGGCAGCATTCCCTTTGAGGCGGCGCGGATTGGCGCAGACGCCTACGCAAGCGACCTGAACCCGGTGGCGGGCTTGCTGACCTGGGCGGCGCTGAATCTGGTGGGTGGTGGGCCAGAAGTGGCCGAGCGGGTGCAGAAAGCCCAGCGTGAGGTCTTTGAAGCGGTGGATAAGCAAGTTACGGCCTGGGGCATTGAACACAACGAGCAGGGCTGGCGGGCTGACGCTTACCTCTACTGCGTAGAAGTGCGTGACCCAGAGAGCAGTTACATGGTGCCACTTGCGCCGAGCTGGGTGATCGCTGATAAGGGCGTGTGCGCTGAGCTGGTGGCTGACCCTGCCAACAAGCGCTATGACATTCGCATCATTGAGAATGCCACGGCTGCTCAGATGAAGCGGGCAAAGGACAATGGCACAGTGAAGGATGCACGGCTGACTCCGCCCAATGGTGGCCCCAGCACGCCGATCAGGGTACTGCGTGAGCAAGGCAGCGGCTTGCGCCAGTGGGAGAATGACGACGTTGTGCCGCGACCCGATGACGTATTTCAGGAGCGGCTGTACTGCATTCGCTGGGTGGAAACCTACAGCGAGGGCGGCAAAATCAAAACGCGCAGGCATTACCGCGCTTCCACCGAAGCTGACCAGCGCCGCGAAGCGAGGGTACTGGAACTATTGCGAGAGCGCTTTGCTGACTGGCAGGAGAAAGGCTTTATTCCCAGCAGCCGAATTGAGTCGGGATACAATACTGACCAGCCGATGCGTGAGCGTGGCTGGTCACATTGGCAGCATCTCTTTACTCCTCGCCAGCTCTTGGTTCATGGTTTATTCCAATATTTCGGTGAGAGCGAAAAAGTTTTATCAATCGGCAATCAGCTTCTTGTGTACCGTTTAGCGAACTGGAATTCACGATTGAGTCAATGGCTTTCTTCTCAGGGAGGCGGTATTGGTGGTGGAAAAGCTACTTATTACAACAATGCTTTAAATACATTTTTCAATTTTTCTGTTAGACCAATGCAGGCATTGTATTCCACACAGATTGTATTCAACAGCGACAATATACTCAAAGCACAAGTCGAACTGAAAGATGCTAGGTCTAATGATACTATTTGCGACTTTTGGATAACTGATCCCCCCTATGCTGATGCTGTCAATTATGACGAGGTCAGCGAGTTCTTCCTTGCTTGGTACGAAAAACATATCCCTCGTCTCTTTCCCGAATGGTATGGCGACAGCAAACGCGCTCTGGCCGTTAAAGGCAACGATGCAGGCTTCCGGCAGAGCATGGTGGAGGTTTACGCCAACCTGACCCGCCACATGCCCGACAACGGCGCTCAAGTGGTCATGTTCACCCACCAGGACGCAGCAGTCTGGGCCGACCTCGCCCTGATTCTGTGGGCGGCGGGTCTGCGAGTCACAGCGGCCTGGACCATTTCCACCGAAACTGACAGCGCTCTAAAAGCCGGGAACTACGTGCAGGGCACTGTGCTGCTGGTGCTTCGCAAGCGCATCAGCACCGAGGCAGTGTTTGAAGATGAGCTGCTGCACGAAATTGAACAGGAAGTGGTGCGCCAACTCGACACCATGAAGGCGCTGGATGACAGCTCCGAACCCAACTTCGGTGACGCCGACTACCAGCTCGCCGCCTACGCTGCGGCCCTGCGCGTCTTGACCGCAAACCCGATTGAGGGCATTGATCCCGAGCGCGAGATCAGCCGCCCGCGCGTCAAGGGCGAAGTCAGCCTCATTCAAAAGCTGATTGAGCAGGCGGTGGCCATTGCCGTGAACTACCTGATTCCGCGTGGCATTGAGCGCGACCTCTGGCTCACCCTGACACCCCACGAGCGCTATTACCTCAAGGGTCTGGAAGTCGAAGCCCACGCCGAGTACCGCAGCGGTGTGTACATGGAACTGGCACGCGGCATTGGGGCCAGCGATTATGCCGAGTTGTTCGGCAACAGCAAGGCCAACACCGTGCGGCTGGCGACGCCCAGCGAACTGGGCCGCAAGGGGCTGGAAAAAGGCAGGGGGCCAATGGGCGGCACGCTGCTGCGCCACACCCTGTTTGCGGTCGGCAAAACGTCCGAGAGTGGCGATCCGCAGGAAGGCAAGAATTGGCTGCGCCACGAGTTGGGCAGCAGCTACTGGGCCGACCGCGCCCGCGTGATGGGCCTGCTGACCTATCTGGAGAGCATGGGCCGGATTGAGGGCGCGGCGCACTGGCAAGAAGACGCTCACTCCGCTTCGCTGCTGCGCGGCGTGCTGGAAAACGACCGGGTATAA
- a CDS encoding type II toxin-antitoxin system VapC family toxin — protein sequence MSAPLVRVLLDTNVISELVRPRRSPAVVAYLSGLEPDQSYLSLISVGEIERGIAQVAQSDAPQRAIKLRNWLDGQVVPQYAGRLLPLDEPVIRRWGELMALPEVRARSGIAIEALIAATASVHRLTLVTRNSRDFAVFPVASYDPWTFPLAPNTELENP from the coding sequence GTGAGTGCGCCGCTGGTGCGGGTGCTGCTGGATACCAATGTGATCAGCGAACTGGTGCGCCCGCGCCGTAGCCCGGCGGTGGTGGCCTACCTCAGCGGCCTTGAGCCTGACCAGAGCTACCTGAGCCTGATCTCGGTGGGTGAGATCGAGCGCGGCATTGCCCAGGTTGCCCAGAGTGACGCGCCGCAGCGGGCCATCAAGCTTCGCAACTGGCTTGACGGCCAGGTGGTGCCGCAGTACGCCGGACGCCTATTGCCGCTGGACGAGCCGGTCATCCGGCGCTGGGGCGAGTTGATGGCCCTCCCGGAAGTGCGTGCCCGTAGCGGCATTGCCATAGAAGCCCTGATCGCCGCCACCGCCTCGGTTCACCGCCTGACCCTGGTGACGCGCAACAGCCGCGACTTTGCGGTGTTTCCTGTTGCCAGTTACGACCCCTGGACTTTTCCCCTTGCCCCCAATACCGAACTGGAGAACCCGTGA
- a CDS encoding type II toxin-antitoxin system Phd/YefM family antitoxin, which produces MTRTWKLEDAKTHLSQLIRDAEKEPQVITRHGKPVAVVSAVAPPATQPEQAHSALDALRGDFDFSDMPDEDLFARDRSSDLRELEW; this is translated from the coding sequence GTGACCAGAACCTGGAAGCTGGAGGACGCCAAAACGCATCTGTCACAGCTCATCCGTGACGCCGAGAAAGAGCCGCAAGTCATTACCCGGCACGGCAAGCCGGTGGCGGTGGTGAGCGCCGTTGCTCCCCCAGCAACTCAGCCTGAACAGGCACACAGCGCTCTGGACGCCCTGCGCGGCGACTTTGATTTCAGCGACATGCCGGACGAAGACCTGTTTGCGCGTGACCGCAGCAGCGACCTGCGCGAGCTGGAGTGGTGA
- a CDS encoding DUF3780 domain-containing protein, with translation MTRPAPRRQAVPKPLAGNFGVMDPRSPQFQVDIPRKRGDDVEISDLRPNEDGTLVQELRVRLRRVVWDSLAEGVQNQLNLRLRTEGHPLGSWKSGLNIVRRDLGKELTLLCWAVEEADPGTIPLALSNWLGLEPEERWWLYTQTAAATGDALSGRGRGWRVAVRYALTDNPAPGERPRQTRRTPAFYQQAAQQSPGLFDTEQD, from the coding sequence GTGACGCGCCCCGCTCCCCGCCGCCAAGCGGTCCCCAAGCCCCTGGCGGGCAACTTCGGCGTGATGGACCCGCGCAGCCCTCAGTTTCAGGTGGACATTCCCCGCAAGCGCGGCGACGATGTGGAGATCAGCGATCTGCGCCCCAACGAGGACGGCACGCTGGTTCAGGAGTTGCGGGTGCGCCTCAGGCGGGTGGTGTGGGACAGCCTGGCTGAAGGGGTGCAAAACCAACTCAATTTGCGCCTGCGCACTGAAGGCCACCCACTCGGCAGCTGGAAAAGCGGCCTCAACATCGTGCGGCGCGATCTGGGCAAAGAGTTGACGCTGCTGTGTTGGGCGGTGGAGGAAGCTGACCCGGGCACCATTCCCCTGGCGCTGAGCAACTGGCTTGGCCTGGAGCCGGAGGAGCGCTGGTGGCTGTATACCCAGACCGCAGCGGCCACCGGGGACGCCCTGAGCGGGCGCGGGCGCGGCTGGCGGGTGGCGGTGCGCTACGCCCTGACCGACAACCCCGCGCCGGGTGAGCGGCCCCGTCAGACCCGCCGCACGCCCGCGTTTTACCAGCAGGCCGCCCAGCAAAGCCCCGGCCTGTTTGACACCGAGCAGGATTAA
- a CDS encoding DUF499 domain-containing protein gives MSNTSTVSLSLASLIKPRSSVFDTQRRDTVLDLIDLMENRIDPHAFFQENYVTEGMSTLLEQGFKRLDGKNEVGIFLLKQAMGGGKTHNLLTFGLLARNPGVRDQALVGMPFQPSRSLGPVKVVAFSGRHDAPLGIWGAIAEGLGKKDHFKDYYSPLQAPGQQAWESLLDGETALILLDELPPYFDNAESKAIGNSNLARVTQTALANLFVALERPGSRKVCLVLTDLNATAYANAGQFMRDALHNTKQEAGRLAMALEPVKLNSDELYRILRVRLFEELPSEALRLEVAQAYAAALRDAKKMGLTDEHPEAFAERVIKSYPFHPLLRDLYGRFRENPGFQQTRGLIRLMRATVAELWNPANNAQGAQDRVLIAPYDVNLNDDATRTEIAQINSNLQNAVAHDIASGGSAVAEELDLREGNRTATDAAKLLLMASLANVQNPTLGLSIPDATAALAAPGRDITRVKAILEDLATRAWYMHGTDAKLYFKNVKNINAELDDQMRTLSEEHALQELRTRLESMFEVKAGYVYGRVAALPAVDALDIREDRPLLVIFRPHEAGLHPDLRAVYEATPWKNRVAFLTGSKGTYQSLVIAGKRLRAIQGILGTLEAERTPPNDPQMLQARDLADKAAAQFQMAVRETFTTLHYPTKDGLSTADFRMEFSGNKYEGEKQVEAALRERQKFTDEVSGETFRKKVESRLFTQQTLPWSEIKKRAASNSQWQWHKPDALDALRGDMLSRDQWREEGNYINKGPFAQPDTDVTVQQLSRDPDSGEVRLRVVPVHGTTIYWDEGGDATPASARLEGSELSTKALNISFLCVDDTGDHQSGPARSWHNSLTLKYRSPYQVGADRRLQLQVAPHATIRYTTDGSNPRAHGAVYSGEFVTVPQGTAKVLVIAERDGVYSEQLDIPMRWDKAWTVEAGKPARWSKAVQSSTTAETFTYLDRLKKYSAQVVAPRITVVDGGAFVELQTSEDRQMSGEDLSAAVEYLRGLLSSGAVQVLGDATQFARGQDLLDWAQDAKQDISEHEVSQ, from the coding sequence ATGTCAAACACAAGTACCGTATCTCTTTCTCTTGCCTCGCTAATCAAACCGCGTTCTTCAGTTTTTGATACCCAACGCCGCGACACGGTGCTGGACTTGATCGATTTGATGGAAAACCGCATTGATCCACACGCGTTTTTTCAGGAAAATTACGTCACAGAAGGCATGAGTACCTTGCTTGAGCAAGGGTTCAAGCGTCTGGATGGCAAGAACGAGGTGGGCATTTTCCTGCTCAAGCAGGCGATGGGCGGCGGGAAAACCCACAACCTGCTGACCTTCGGTCTTCTGGCCCGCAATCCTGGGGTACGCGATCAGGCCCTCGTAGGAATGCCTTTTCAGCCCAGCCGTTCATTGGGGCCTGTCAAGGTGGTGGCCTTCAGCGGCCGGCACGATGCCCCATTGGGAATCTGGGGCGCGATTGCCGAGGGTCTGGGCAAGAAAGATCATTTCAAGGACTACTACAGCCCGCTGCAAGCACCGGGTCAGCAAGCCTGGGAGTCGCTGCTCGACGGGGAAACGGCGCTGATTTTGCTCGACGAGCTGCCGCCCTATTTCGATAACGCTGAAAGCAAGGCCATCGGAAATTCCAATCTGGCCCGAGTGACACAGACGGCCCTGGCCAACCTGTTCGTTGCTCTGGAGCGGCCCGGTAGCCGAAAGGTTTGTCTGGTGCTGACCGACCTGAATGCGACAGCCTACGCCAATGCCGGTCAGTTTATGCGCGACGCCCTCCATAACACCAAGCAGGAAGCTGGACGGCTGGCGATGGCGCTGGAGCCGGTCAAACTCAACAGTGACGAACTCTACCGGATTCTGCGGGTCCGGCTGTTTGAAGAGCTGCCCAGTGAAGCCCTGCGCCTCGAAGTGGCGCAGGCGTACGCGGCGGCCCTGAGGGACGCCAAGAAGATGGGGCTCACCGACGAGCACCCTGAAGCCTTCGCGGAGCGGGTGATCAAGAGTTACCCCTTTCATCCGCTGCTGCGCGATCTCTACGGGCGCTTTCGCGAGAACCCTGGATTCCAGCAGACCCGAGGCCTGATCCGCTTGATGCGCGCCACCGTTGCGGAGTTGTGGAATCCGGCGAACAACGCCCAGGGTGCTCAGGACCGCGTGCTCATCGCGCCGTATGACGTCAATCTCAATGATGACGCCACCAGAACGGAAATCGCACAGATCAACAGCAACTTGCAAAATGCAGTGGCCCACGACATTGCCAGCGGCGGCAGTGCGGTGGCTGAGGAACTCGACTTGCGTGAGGGCAACCGCACCGCCACCGACGCGGCCAAGTTGCTGCTGATGGCCTCGCTTGCCAATGTTCAAAATCCCACCCTGGGGTTGAGCATTCCCGACGCTACTGCTGCCCTAGCCGCGCCGGGCCGCGACATCACACGGGTCAAGGCTATCCTCGAAGACCTCGCCACCCGCGCCTGGTACATGCACGGCACCGACGCCAAGCTGTACTTCAAAAACGTCAAGAATATCAACGCCGAACTCGATGATCAGATGCGCACCCTCTCCGAGGAGCACGCGCTGCAGGAACTGCGCACCCGTCTGGAGAGCATGTTTGAGGTCAAGGCTGGCTACGTGTACGGGCGGGTGGCGGCCTTGCCTGCCGTCGACGCGCTGGACATCCGCGAGGACCGGCCCCTACTGGTGATCTTCCGCCCCCACGAGGCAGGCCTGCACCCGGACTTGCGGGCCGTGTACGAGGCGACACCCTGGAAAAACCGGGTGGCGTTCTTGACCGGCAGCAAGGGCACGTACCAGTCACTGGTCATCGCGGGCAAGCGGTTGCGCGCCATTCAGGGCATTCTGGGAACTCTGGAAGCCGAGCGAACACCACCCAACGATCCGCAGATGCTTCAGGCCCGCGATCTGGCCGACAAGGCCGCCGCACAGTTTCAGATGGCGGTGCGCGAGACATTTACCACCCTGCATTACCCCACCAAAGACGGCTTGTCGACGGCGGACTTCCGCATGGAGTTCAGCGGCAACAAATACGAAGGCGAGAAGCAGGTGGAAGCGGCCCTGCGCGAGCGCCAGAAATTTACCGACGAGGTCAGTGGAGAAACCTTCCGCAAGAAAGTGGAGTCGCGCCTGTTTACTCAGCAGACCCTGCCGTGGAGCGAAATCAAGAAGCGGGCGGCGTCAAATTCCCAGTGGCAGTGGCACAAGCCCGACGCCCTCGACGCTCTGCGCGGGGACATGCTCAGCCGCGACCAGTGGCGCGAGGAAGGCAACTACATCAACAAAGGCCCCTTCGCGCAGCCCGACACCGACGTGACGGTTCAGCAGCTGTCTCGCGATCCCGACAGCGGCGAGGTGCGACTGCGAGTGGTACCGGTGCACGGCACCACCATTTACTGGGATGAAGGCGGTGACGCCACCCCTGCCAGCGCCAGGCTGGAGGGCAGTGAGCTGAGCACCAAAGCGCTGAACATCAGCTTTTTGTGCGTCGACGACACGGGCGATCACCAGTCCGGGCCGGCACGCAGCTGGCATAACAGCCTGACCCTCAAGTACCGCTCGCCGTATCAGGTCGGCGCAGACCGGCGGCTGCAACTTCAAGTCGCGCCGCACGCCACCATTCGCTACACCACCGACGGCAGCAATCCGCGCGCGCACGGAGCCGTCTACAGTGGCGAGTTCGTGACGGTTCCGCAGGGTACGGCCAAGGTGCTGGTAATTGCTGAGCGCGACGGCGTTTACAGCGAGCAGCTCGATATTCCGATGCGCTGGGACAAGGCCTGGACGGTGGAAGCGGGCAAGCCGGCCCGCTGGAGCAAAGCGGTGCAGAGCAGCACCACCGCCGAAACGTTCACGTATCTGGACCGCCTGAAGAAGTACAGCGCACAGGTCGTGGCTCCCCGCATCACCGTGGTGGACGGCGGCGCGTTTGTGGAATTGCAGACCAGCGAGGACCGTCAGATGTCCGGCGAAGACCTCAGCGCCGCCGTGGAGTATCTCAGGGGCCTGCTCAGCAGCGGCGCGGTGCAGGTGCTGGGCGACGCCACACAGTTTGCCCGTGGTCAGGACCTGCTCGACTGGGCGCAGGACGCCAAGCAGGACATCAGCGAGCATGAGGTGAGCCAATAA
- a CDS encoding helix-turn-helix transcriptional regulator produces the protein MSAPTTKAHRIRAVLDHLGRAEYSARDLTRRLDLPDAKLRSVQRDLEELQQSGEIERTSDGKYRRPVRATPLNPVEALAVYSAARMLYHHAAEYNEHYLTALEKLTAQLPAPARRVALLANEAYRQRPNKGTSRTFELAAQAWLDGRVIKCDYHSPQKVSPMELIIYFIEVNARNREAYAIGVNRLKEGGQPYVYRLSRMRNMTLLSDECQIPEDFHPLEYLSNAWGIMTGETVKVELFFSPAVKERVLETHLGEGAEVVTLASGHTRVVLNVGGVKELVPWLLGWGGQVEVIGPPELRLAVADGHQLGAELYSEGQAVIPAS, from the coding sequence GTGAGTGCCCCCACCACCAAAGCGCACCGGATCCGGGCAGTGCTCGATCACCTGGGCCGCGCCGAGTACAGCGCCCGCGACTTGACCCGCCGCCTGGACCTGCCAGATGCGAAGCTGCGCAGCGTGCAGCGCGACCTCGAAGAGTTGCAGCAGAGCGGCGAGATCGAACGCACCTCTGATGGCAAGTACCGCCGCCCTGTGCGTGCCACGCCGCTTAATCCGGTGGAGGCACTGGCCGTCTACTCGGCGGCGCGGATGCTTTACCACCACGCCGCCGAGTACAACGAGCATTACCTGACAGCGCTGGAAAAGCTCACGGCGCAGTTGCCCGCCCCGGCCCGCCGGGTGGCGCTCCTCGCTAATGAGGCCTACCGTCAGCGCCCGAATAAGGGCACCTCGCGCACCTTCGAACTGGCGGCCCAGGCCTGGCTCGACGGGCGGGTGATAAAATGCGACTACCACTCACCGCAGAAAGTCTCGCCGATGGAGTTGATCATCTACTTCATCGAGGTCAACGCCAGGAACCGTGAAGCCTACGCTATCGGAGTCAACCGCCTCAAGGAAGGTGGACAGCCCTACGTCTACCGGCTCTCAAGGATGCGGAACATGACGCTGCTGAGTGACGAATGCCAGATTCCCGAAGACTTCCATCCGCTGGAGTACCTCTCGAATGCCTGGGGCATCATGACCGGCGAGACGGTCAAAGTGGAATTGTTCTTTTCGCCTGCCGTCAAGGAACGGGTGCTGGAAACGCACTTGGGCGAGGGGGCTGAAGTGGTGACTTTGGCGAGCGGGCATACCCGCGTGGTGCTCAACGTCGGTGGTGTCAAGGAACTGGTGCCGTGGCTACTCGGCTGGGGCGGGCAGGTTGAAGTGATTGGCCCGCCTGAACTGCGCCTTGCCGTTGCCGACGGGCATCAGTTGGGTGCTGAACTCTACAGTGAAGGCCAGGCCGTGATTCCGGCGTCCTAG